A genomic region of Venturia canescens isolate UGA chromosome 9, ASM1945775v1, whole genome shotgun sequence contains the following coding sequences:
- the LOC122416200 gene encoding ATP-binding cassette sub-family B member 10, mitochondrial — MTLLYRLQACGKLFQSPQAKTHLFSKCHIHAWRNTVNISKLSRKKIFVATVRWKSAESAKSKIEAVSLPRAQKKSELKRLLGIAAPEKWRLAGAIVLLIVSSTVTMAVPFCIGKIIDIIYTSDQVKTRENLNKLGLALSVVFLIGAVCNFGRVYLMSTTGHRITQALRKKLYSSIISQEIGMFDRVSTGELVGRLTGDTQLVSSAVTSNVSDGLRSTIMTIAGVSMMFYVSPQLTVMSLAVVPPVAALAVVYGRFVKKISEDVQNSLASMNTTVEERISNVRTVKAFAQETKEISRYSKKLNDLLQLCYKASFYQGLFFGMTGLSGNIIVLSVLYYGGVMITDATITVGNLSAFLLYAAYIGVSIGGLSSFYTELNRALGASTRVFQLIDRQPLIPISGGRILDTPLSGDIVFRGVSFKYPAREDCWILKDFNLHVSESSVTAIVGPSGSGKSTIASLLLRFYDPTSGSVLLDDHDLRNLEPTWVKLQIGFVSQEPILFSGSIKENIGYGIENASEDEIIRAAQQTNVLEFADKMPDGLNTMVGERGITLSGGQRQRVAIARALIKNPKIFILDEATSALDAESEHYVQEALERATAGRTVLTIAHRLSTIKNADRIAVLDQGRVIESGTYTELMQLENGLFKKLVKHQTFG; from the exons ATGACGTTGCTATACCGATTGCAGGCCTGTGGGAAACTCTTTCAGAGTCCTCAGGCCAAaacacatttattttcaaagtgtCATATCCACGCATGGAGAAACACagtgaatatttcaaaattatcaagaaaaaaaatatttgtcgcAACTGTCAGATGGAAATCAGCTGAGTCTGCTAAATCAAAAATTGAGGCTGTATCTTTGCCGAGGGCACAAAAAAAGTCCGAGCTTAAAAGGCTTTTGGGGATAGCAGCTCCAGAAAAATGGCGACTTGCAGGAGCAATAGTTCTGCTTATTGTGTCCTCGACCGTTACTATGGCAGTACCATTTTGCattggaaaaataatagaCATAATTTACACAAGCGACCAGGTGAAGACCcgagaaaatttgaataaattgggTCTAGCGTTGTCAGTGGTTTTTCTCATTGGTGCAGTATGCAATTTTGGTCGAGTGTACTTAATGTCAACAACGGGCCACAGAATCACACAagcgttgagaaaaaaattatactcttcgATAATCAGCCAGGAAATAGGAATGTTTGACAGAGTCAGTACGGGCGAGCTTGTTGGACGATTGACCG GTGACACACAGTTAGTGAGCTCTGCGGTAACGAGCAACGTTTCGGATGGTTTGAGATCAACGATAATGACTATTGCCGGAGTTTCAATGATGTTTTATGTATCGCCTCAGTTGACCGTTATGAGTCTCGCCGTGGTTCCACCTGTGGCTGCCCTCGCGGTCGTTTACGGTCGTTTTGTCAAAAAGATATCAGAAGATGTGCAAAATAGTCTTGCTTCAATGAATACCACTGTCGAAGAAAGAATCAGCAATGTCAGAACCGTTAAAGCATTTGCTCAGGAAACTAAGGAAATATCAAGATACAGTAAAAAACTGAACGACTTGCTGCAGCTTTGTTACAAggcgagtttttatcaaggtTTGTTTTTTGGGATGACAGGATTATCAGGAAATATAATTGTATTGTCGGTCCTTTATTACGGTGGTGTTATGATCACTGATGCAACAATAACCGTGGGGAACCTAAGTGCCTTTCTTCTCTATGCGGCTTACATCGGTGTCTCCATCGGTGGGCTTTCCAGCTTTTACACTGAATTGAACCGCGCCTTGGGCGCCAGTACTCGCGTTTTTCAACTGATCGATCGTCAACCCTTGATACCAATTTCCGGAGGCAGGATACTCGATACTCCACTTTCCGGTGACATTGTCTTTCGCGGTGTTAGCTTCAAATATCCCGCTCGCGAGGATTGTTGGATTTTGAAAGACTTCAATCTCCATGTGAGCGAATCTTCTGTAACGGCCATCGTTGGACCGTCGGGTTCAGGAAAATCGACTATTGCCTCGTTGCTCCTAAGATTTTACGACCCCACTTCAGGCTCTGTGCTTCTGGACGATCATGATTTACGCAATTTGGAACCCACTTGGGTCAAATTACAAATCGGATTCGTCTCTCAAGAGCCCATTCTCTTCAGTGGCTCCATTAAAGAAAACATCGGATATGGGATTGAAAATGCATCGGAGGATGAGATTATTCGAGCTGCTCAACAAACTAATGTTCTAGAATTTGCTGACAAAATGCCCGATGGATTGAACACCATGGTTGGAGAAAGGGGAATTACTTTGAGCGGTGGACAACGACAAAGAGTCGCGATTGCCAGAGCTCTTATTAAA AACCCAAAGATCTTCATTCTGGATGAGGCAACGAGTGCTTTGGACGCAGAGAGCGAGCATTATGTGCAAGAAGCTCTGGAACGAGCAACGGCCGGAAGAACGGTTTTAACAATAGCACATCGTTTGAGCACAATTAAAAATGCTGATCGGATTGCGGTGCTCGATCAAGGCCGTGTGATCGAGTCTGGAACATACACGGAACTAATGCAGCTTGAGAACGGGCTTTTCAAGAAGCTAGTGAAGCATCAGACCTTCGGTTGA
- the LOC122416203 gene encoding zinc finger CCCH domain-containing protein 15 homolog: MPPKKAPAPSKKTEMKKKEKVIEDKTFGLKNKKGAKQQKFIQQVEKQVKPGVASGKALDPNAKKLEKEKKLKEQKELALLFKPVQSQKIEKGIDPKSVICAFFKQGQCTKGDKCKFSHDLTIERKAEKRSLYCDMRDDDKEADTMDKWDEDKLKEVVEKKHGTATNKPTTDIICKHFLEAVEKSKYGWFWECPSGLKCIYRHALPPGFVLKKDRKKEDKKDEISLEDLIERERANLGPNQTKITLETFLAWKKRKLREKKEKAVRDEEKKRSDYKAGRQVGISGREMFSFNPELAAGDGIEDGDEAFDSYLLEEEDGEGVEYRELDVDRLACEATELDTAGITLARDDRLKNENKPETNGDAAAVTIVGEGAAALAINEDLFAEEDLEGLEEELGDLDLEE, from the exons ATGCCGCCGAAAAAAGCTCCAGCTCCGAGCAAAAAGACGgagatgaaaaagaaggaaaaagtcATCGAG GACAAAACTTTCggactcaaaaataaaaagggtGCAAAGCAACAGAAATTCATCCAGCAAGTAGAGAAACAAGTCAAGCCTGGTGTCGCCTCGGGCAAAGCTCTCGATCCGAATGccaaaaaactcgaaaaagaaaagaaactcAAAGAACAGAAGGAATTGGCTCTTCTTTTCAAGCCTGTTCAGAGTCAGAAGATTGAAAAAG GAATTGATCCAAAATCAGTGATTTGTGCATTTTTCAAACAAGGCCAATGTACAAAGGGCGACAAATGCAAATTCTCTCATGATTTAACTATAGAAAGAAAAGCAGAGAAGCGTTCGCTGTATTGCGACATGCGAGACGATGATAAGGAGGCTGACACAATGGACAAATGGGACGAAGATAAGTTGAAGGAAGTTGTAGAGAAAAAACATGGCACTGCGACAAACAAGCCAACTACGGATATT aTCTGCAAACACTTTTTGGAAGCTGTTGAGAAGTCGAAATACGGTTGGTTTTGGGAGTGTCCTTCAGGGCTGAAGTGCATCTACCGACACGCCTTGCCACCAGGTTTTGTCCTGAAAAAAGATCGAAAGAAGGAGGATAAGAAAGATGAAATTTCCTTGGAGGATTTGATAGAAAGGGAACGTGCGAATTTAGGTCCGAATCAGACGAAAATCACACTGGAGACTTTTCTTGcatggaaaaaacgaaaattgcgcgaaaaaaaagagaaagctGTGCGAGACGAAGAGAAGAAACGAAGCGACTACAAAGCGGGCCGTCAAGTGGGAATTTCGGGGCGAGAGATGTTTTCGTTCAACCCGGAGCTTGCAGCTGGCGATG gTATCGAGGACGGAGACGAGGCTTTCGACAGTTATTTGCTGGAAGAGGAAGATGGCGAGGGAGTTGAATATCGTGAGTTGGATGTTGATCGACTCGCTTGTGAAGCTACAGAATTGGATACGGCAGGCATTACGCTCGCTCGTGATGATCGActgaagaatgaaaataaaccgGAGACGAACGGCGACGCAGCAGCAG tgaCTATCGTCGGCGAAGGGGCTGCAGCATTAGCAATTAACGAAGATCTCTTCGCTGAGGAAGATCTTGAGGGTTTGGAAGAAGAATTGGGGGACCTGGACTTGGAGGAGTGA